A genomic region of Papaver somniferum cultivar HN1 chromosome 7, ASM357369v1, whole genome shotgun sequence contains the following coding sequences:
- the LOC113299948 gene encoding C2 and GRAM domain-containing protein At5g50170-like — translation MRLYVYVLEAKELSTLQGGATNAFVKLQVGKYKSKTRVLKKNVNPVWNEEFVFRVHDMEDELVVSVYEYNNEQDHGFFNNVHGELLGKVRIPLSSVINEDKQTLPPTWFSLERDDNSKQQQPLNGKDSGMVLLTLLLRGGDNSPVLPRPSHSREYVSSPEPFHDILNTKALSRKIPEGKHLMKTLASRLEKIFHNHKHDDGFKSDSRNEDYPSDISCTTSDYEDCMDEPLSAMNTFEDSMELMESRNEQRDVPANFMGILLDQTYMVSPKDLNMFLFMPDSQFRRELADQQGATDLQESSWEWKLGETSCLTRTVTYLKAATKLVKAVRATEEQTYLKADGKEFVVFVSVKTPDVPYGNCFNIEILYRIVPGPELSSEEESARLVISWNINFQQSTMMRSMIEGGARQGLKESFDEFSHLLAQKFKLLNSTEILDKDQVLATVQTEQQSDWRMAIEYFCNFNVFFTIFMVLYVVLHILLSGRGKFRGLEFNGLDLPDTFGELFTVGILVLQVEHVYNMITHFVQARLQKGSDHGVKSQGDGWMLTVALIEGSDIASADSNSFSDPYVVFTCNGKTRTSSVKLQTCDPQWSEVLEFDAMEEPPSVLDVEVFDFDGPFDQATSLGHAEINFLKHTSTELADIWVNLEGKLAQASQSKLHLRIFLDNNNGVETIKEYLTKMEKEVGKKLNLRSPQKNSAFQKLFGLPSEEFLIDDFACSLKRKMPLQGRLFLSARIVGFYANLFGHKTKFFFLWEDIDDVLVVPPSLASVGSPSLAIILRAGRGLDAKHGAKSQDEDGRLRFHFQSFVSFNVASRTITALWRTRTLTPEQKGKMVEDHQDQDGKTIQIEDTGSFLGVEDDDANMSRVYSSELPVNITLLMQMFDGGQLEYKVMLKSGCVNYATTEWEAVKPDVFERHLCYKFNRHVSIFGGEVTSTQQKSPTDDGKGWIVDEVMTLHDVPFGDHFRVHLKYQIENVHAGSSAPCQCDVHLGIAWVRSTKFQQRITRNITEKFSNRLKEIFELVEREILLSTSPPHDVLTL, via the exons atgaggcTTTATGTGTATGTACTGGAAGCCAAGGAGTTATCAACATTGCAAGGAGGAGCAACAAATGCATTTGTGAAGTTACAAGTTGGTAAATACAAATCGAAAACAagagttttgaagaaaaatgtgAATCCAGTATGGAATGAAGAGTTTGTGTTTAGGGTGCATGATATGGAGGATGAACTTGTTGTTTCTGTTTATGAATATAACAATGAACAAGATCATGGGTTTTTTAATAATGTTCATGGTGAGTTATTGGGCAAGGTTAGGATTCCACTATCGTCAGTGATTAATGAAGATAAACAAACTCTGCCTCCTACTTGGTTTTCTTTAGAGAGAGATGACAATagtaaacaacaacaacctcTTAATGGCAAGGATTCTG GTATGGTTCTTCTCACCCTGTTATTGCGCGGAGGAGACAACAGTCCTGTTCTTCCCCGTCCTTCACATTCACGGGAATATGTTAGCTCTCCGGAACCATTTCATGATATTTTAAACACTAAAGCTCTATCCCGGAAAATCCCTGAAGGCAAACATTTGATGAAGACGCTTGCTAGTCGGTTAGAAAAGATTTTCCATAATCATAAGCATGACGATGGTTTTAAATCTGATTCCAGAAATGAGGATTATCCATCGGATATATCGTGCACAACTTCTGATTATGAGGACTGCATGGATGAACCTCTTTCTGCCATGAATACTTTTGAAGATAGCATGGAGTTAATGGAATCTAGAAACGAACAGCGGGATGTGCCAGCAAACTTCATGGGAATTCTGCTTGATCAAACATATATGGTTTCGCCTAAAGATTTGAACATGTTTCTCTTCATGCCCGATTCACAGTTTCGTAGAGAATTAGCAGATCAACAAGGAGCCACAGATTTACAAGAGAGCTCATGGGAATGGAAATTAGGGGAAACATCGTGTTTAACCAGAACGGTTACGTATTTGAAAGCTGCGACAAAGTTAGTTAAGGCGGTCAGAGCAACAGAGGAACAAACCTATCTGAAAGCCGACGGAAAGGAGTTTGTTGTCTTTGTAAGTGTGAAGACACCCGATGTTCCATATGGTAACTGTTTTAACATAGAGATACTTTACCGGATAGTACCTGGACCAGAGTTGTCTTCAGAAGAAGAATCTGCCCGTCTTGTAATATCCTGGAATATTAACTTCCAGCAGAGCACAATGATGAGAAGTATGATTGAAGGAGGGGCTCGGCAAGGTCTCAAGGAAAGCTTTGATGAGTTTTCCCACTTGTTGGCTCAGAAATTTAAACTTCTGAACTCCACTGAAATATTGGATAAGGACCAAGTGTTGGCAACAGTTCAGACTGAGCAACAGTCGGATTGGCGAATGGCTATTGAGTATTTCTGTAACTTCAACGTCTTTTTCACTATTTTCATGGTATTATATGTTGTGTTGCACATCCTATTATCAGGACGTGGCAAATTTCGAGGATTGGAATTTAATGGGTTGGATTTACCAGACACCTTTGGGGAGTTGTTCACCGTAGGAATCTTGGTTCTTCAAGTTGAACATGTATATAATATGATAACACACTTTGTACAGGCTAGATTGCAAAAAG GAAGTGATCATGGAGTCAAATCCCAAGGTGATGGATGGATGCTCACAGTAGCTTTGATCGAAGGAAGTGATATTGCATCTGCAGATTCGAACAGTTTTTCAGACCCCTATGTAGTTTTCACATGCAATGGGAAGACTAGAACAAGCTCGGTCAAGCTTCAAACATGTGATCCTCAATGGAGCG AGGTACTGGAGTTTGATGCTATGGAAGAACCACCTTCAGTGTTGGATGTggaagtttttgattttgatggccCTTTTGACCAAGCTACCTCACTTGGGCATGCGGAGATCAATTTTCTGAAGCACACATCTACAGAACTAGCTGACATTTGGGTAAACCTTGAGGGCAAACTTGCTCAAGCCTCTCAGTCCAAGTTGCACTTGAGGATCTTTTTAGATAATAATAATGGAGTTGAAACCATTAAAGAGTATCTTACTAAGATGGAAAAGGAAGTTGGTAAGAAG TTAAATCTCCGATCACCTCAAAAGAATTCAGCATTCCAGAAATTGTTTGGTTTGCCATCAGAAGAATTTCTTATCGACGACTTCGCGTGCTCCCTGAAGAGAAAGATGCCTTTGCAG GGCCGCCTTTTTCTATCCGCCAGAATAGTCGGGTTCTATGCGAATTTGTTTGGACATAAGACAAAATTCTTCTTTCTCTGGGAAGATATTGATGATGTTCTAGTAGTCCCCCCATCTCTAGCATCAGTGGGTAGTCCCTCGCTGGCTATTATTCTTAGAGCAGGCCGTGGTCTTGATGCGAAGCATGGTGCGAAGTCTCAGGACGAAGATGGAAGGCTTAGATTTCACTTCCAATCATTTGTGTCTTTCAATGTGGCCAGCAG AACAATCACGGCATTGTGGAGAACAAGAACCTTAACCCCCGAGCAGAAAGGAAAGATGGTAGAAGATCATCAAGATCAAGATGGAAAAACTATTCAGATTGAAGATACTGGATCCTTTTTGGGTGTGGAAGATGATGATGCCAATATGTCGAGAGTTTACTCTTCAGAACTTCCGGTAAAC ATTACATTATTGATGCAAATGTTTGACGGGGGTCAGTTGGAATACAAAGTAATGTTGAAGTCTGGTTGTGTTAATTATGCAACTACAGAATGGGAAGCTGTAAAGCCAGATGTTTTTGAAAGACATTTATGTTACAAGTTTAATCGCCATGTCTCGATATTTGGAGGAGAAGTAACTAGCACCCAGCAAAAATCCCCTACAGATGACGGTAAAGGGTGGATTGTGGACGAGGTTATGACCCTCCATGACGTCCCGTTCGGCGATCACTTCCGT GTTCATTTGAAGTATCAGATCGAGAATGTCCATGCTGGTTCTTCTGCACCATGTCAGTGTGACGTTCATTTGGGGATAGCATGGGTGAGAAGTACCAAGTTTCAGCAGAGGATTACCCGAAACATAACGGAGAAATTCTCCAATAGACTGAAGGAAATTTTTGAGCTGGTGGAAAGAGAAATTCTTTTATCTACCTCTCCCCCACACGATGTACTTACACTTTGA